The following nucleotide sequence is from Aedes aegypti strain LVP_AGWG chromosome 3, AaegL5.0 Primary Assembly, whole genome shotgun sequence.
CGCATGCTCaggttttaccgctacggccCGACGGACGATTGCTACCGCGTATCCTTCGGCCTGGATTTGTGTTGGTTGCCTTCGGCTAGGGGAAACTGATTCCCTATATAAAGTGCAAGGATACGAGCCGACGTCGTGTCATTCGCTGCCAGGCTTCGGTCCGGTGAACAAGTGATTTGTTTTACGCACTACTTTTCCCTGTACATACCTAGTTTATTGCGCAAAGTTTAAGTATTTTACTCGGTTAACGAATCAACGTGTGTAAAAGTGTTTAGTGTTCATGAGACAAAGTGGACGCCTTGCTGTTTAGTGGATAAGTGGAGAGAGTTTAAAGATACGCACTTGGGAGGAATAGTGCGTGTGTGAGTGGGACATGCTAGTATGGCTTCATCACAGATCCAAGTTCGCCCACCGATGGGTCTCCTGACGACGGTGGCCGATTTGCCGCCAAGCTTCAAGGCGCAATATGTTCCCACCATCACTGTGGCGGCCATTGCCAAGCTCACAGGCGAGTCGCCGCTTGATTTGACGGTGAAGCAATGCTTCGGGGGTGCGATTACCCCTCCTTTGACGCCTTCACCGCTGAAGAAACGCTATCGCGATGAGAACGACGAGAACCGCGATGGAAATCGGACCAAACAGATTAAGATTGAACAGACAGTGCCGGAAGAGAGGGAAGCCACACCAGTGAAACCGGTTAAAATCGGCGCGGCTCCCAAGAGTTCAAAGAACCCTCCTCCGGTGGTTCCAATTTCGAAGGAACGTCGAACGAAAGCGGCCAGGAAGTTAAAGTTCGACGAAGAAACAACATCACCAGTGTCCGGTACGATTATCATTTCACTAGAAGAAGCCATTAACGGTGACATGCCTCGCGAGTCCGGTGATATTGATCCACAGTTCAATTTGGTGGAAATATCCGACGAAGTGCGTGCCGAATTGGCCACCATTCCAAACGTGATAGGTGCCTATAATTGCAAATTGTGTCGGTTGGAATTTGAGGATGCCTTCGGCCTAGCCCAGCATCGTTGTGCCTGTATAGTACTACTGGAATATCGTTGCCCAGAGTGTAGCAAGCGATTCAATTGCCCGGCAAATCTGGCGTCGCATCGTCGTTGGCACAAGCCGCGAGATCAAGTTGCTAAGAAAGGAGATGGAGATAAAGCTGACGATTTGGAATGCAAATATCGATGTGAGCAATGTAACAAGACCTTCAAGCGTCCCGCGTATCTGAAAAAGCATCAGCTGACACATAATAAGGCTAAAAATAAATCCAAACATAATCAATCAAGTGCCGAAATCGAAACAAACgcaacaatcattacaacaTCCGCCAGCTACCGTAGCAGTTCCGGTGAAGAGTCTAACCATTCCACCAACAGTAGCAACACGGTTTACGTGAATCACATGACCGAAGCACCACAAACAGTGTTCACCGTAGTGGCCAGTGAACCTCCGCTGAAACGAGAATTAGTTCATCATAATTACCACATGGCTCAATCACAATCATCGCACACCGATCCTACCGACGACGATGAGGAGGAGGACGATGACTACGACGAGCGTGCCTTGGTGATCAACGAGGACTACCAGGTCGATCAGGAAATGGAGGAACAGATCCGGTCAGCGTATTGCGATCGCTTCACAGAGGAGGAGAACATCGCCGCGGCAGCGCTGGCCCATCTTCGCAACGGACCCTCGGTAATCCGCCACACGACCGCACTGGTTGTCTAAGTCTTGGAAAGGAACCTCTATACTCGTAAGTTGCCTAATACAATAGTTGCTTAAGTACTATCATTATCATTAAA
It contains:
- the LOC5566890 gene encoding zinc finger protein 43, which translates into the protein MASSQIQVRPPMGLLTTVADLPPSFKAQYVPTITVAAIAKLTGESPLDLTVKQCFGGAITPPLTPSPLKKRYRDENDENRDGNRTKQIKIEQTVPEEREATPVKPVKIGAAPKSSKNPPPVVPISKERRTKAARKLKFDEETTSPVSGTIIISLEEAINGDMPRESGDIDPQFNLVEISDEVRAELATIPNVIGAYNCKLCRLEFEDAFGLAQHRCACIVLLEYRCPECSKRFNCPANLASHRRWHKPRDQVAKKGDGDKADDLECKYRCEQCNKTFKRPAYLKKHQLTHNKAKNKSKHNQSSAEIETNATIITTSASYRSSSGEESNHSTNSSNTVYVNHMTEAPQTVFTVVASEPPLKRELVHHNYHMAQSQSSHTDPTDDDEEEDDDYDERALVINEDYQVDQEMEEQIRSAYCDRFTEEENIAAAALAHLRNGPSVIRHTTALVV